The genomic segment CATATTCAACTGTATATGGAGAAACCATTATCTAttgtttttcatgttttatgggacacaaaacaatgtttttcataaTGTCACCCTGTACCATAGACGTGTATCCCTATTCCTCACTTTCAGGTGGCTACCTGCCTTTTCGCTTCTTCAACTGGACCAACGTCAACGGTAGATCTCCTCACCAGTGGATCTCCACGCGCTGCTACACCACCCAGCTGCTGTGCCGCTATTTCCGAGGCCTGAACCACCAGCTATTGCCGCTGTGTGCCGTGCTGAGCGGGAACGACTACGGCACGCCCAGGTGCGCCCAGACGCTCTTCGCCATGCTGGATCTGAGCGGGTTGGACGGCACGAAAGGTGGCAGGTGGCCGGGGAAGCCGTCTTCGACCCGCATCGAAGGCCTCCTCTGCTGGCTCTCTTCTTTTCCAGGCCCGAGAGAGGCCCTGGGAGAGATCAGCAGACTACTGGGGGAATCGGGGAGAcctggagacggaggagggggtaggaaGCAGGAGACCACCATGGGTCAAGCTAGCTCCCGGCTGTGGACAGCCATGCAGGAGTACTGCATTCAAACCGAGAGCTCCCTTGCCGCGTGGTTCTCTGGAGGAAAGATCGCTCCAGGTGCCATGGCGACTCTGACCGCACCTCTGCCAGAGTGCCTGGGCTTGGCGGCGGCTGGTGGGCTCTTGTCCCCCTCGGTGTGGGATGTGGTGGTGATGCGCAGGGTCTTGCTCTATCCACAGGTGGAGAATAGCAAGCAAGCGAGCTGCCACGACTGCTCCCGAGCCATACGCCAGGCCATATATGGGCTGTTGCTTCGGAGGACAGCTCAGAAGGGAGCAGACACATCGGACCTAGGAAGAGGCGGTCAGATGGTTGTAGGCCCGGGAGGTATTGCCCTAGCTCAGGAAAGTCCCGGCCAGAGTGATAGAGGTGGGACAGGGAGAGGTCGAGGAGAACgtggtagaggtggaggtggaggaagggttCAGGACCACGGTTCACAGGAACACAAGAGTGTAGCTAAAGATGGAGTGGACGGCGGGCAGGGCAGCAGTGGGGGAACGGCTCTGGCCGAGGGCTCTACTGCCCCCATCTGTGTGGAGGAGTATAACCGGCAGCATCTTAACCTTAAGAGGAACCAGGTGGAGCTACTACCATCTAGTCAGGCCTTGCCTCTTGATTCCCTTGTCcaggtaaccatagcaacaaaGTGATCCTTACATATAACATGGCTCATTTtgattcataatcatttgactgATTTGTTGGTCCAGTTTGCCCAAATGTTGCCTTTATTTCTTCTAGAACACCGTGGTGATAACCTTTATGTCCCTTTCAGGCTCCATTGCCAGTTCGAAGAAAATTCCTTCTGGATATCCTTGGGGTCAATGATTCTGCCTTGGCCTCTGTTTCACCAAATCTCTGGCTGGCAGTGGGAGCGACCATGTTCTGGTTTCGAGAGGCCAGTCCGTCTCCCTCGCTGCCCCAGCTTCAAGCTCTGATTCTGGGCATGGTCCACGGAGAAGTGGCCTGCAACAACCAATCTGGAGCCACTGCCAACCAGTTTTCAAGTAAGTCTTTATCTTAAGTCAGAGTTCCTGTGTTCAGCAACACATCAGACTTATCTGGCTCTGATGAAGAGTCACTCAGTTTATTCCTGTTTCCCACTGTGTCTTGCCACCAGTCCCTCAGTTGAACTGGGCATCAGAGCGAGGCGTCTGGGGCCGTCTGGACAGGCTGCGCGTGAGGCCAGGGGAGAGGCGGGGCTTAGATATCGGAGCAGCTCATGGTTACTGCCAATGGCAGGCTTGTCTCTGGAGCGCGTCATGCCTCAATCACCTGTTGTTGCAGCC from the Gadus morhua chromosome 22, gadMor3.0, whole genome shotgun sequence genome contains:
- the aste1b gene encoding uncharacterized protein aste1b isoform X2 — protein: MEVLTQRGVPLVQCPAEADWEIACLAHQWNCPVLTNDSDFFIFDLPGGYLPFRFFNWTNVNGRSPHQWISTRCYTTQLLCRYFRGLNHQLLPLCAVLSGNDYGTPRCAQTLFAMLDLSGLDGTKGGRWPGKPSSTRIEGLLCWLSSFPGPREALGEISRLLGESGRPGDGGGGRKQETTMGQASSRLWTAMQEYCIQTESSLAAWFSGGKIAPGAMATLTAPLPECLGLAAAGGLLSPSVWDVVVMRRVLLYPQVENSKQASCHDCSRAIRQAIYGLLLRRTAQKGADTSDLGRGGQMVVGPGGIALAQESPGQSDRGGTGRGRGERGRGGGGGRVQDHGSQEHKSVAKDGVDGGQGSSGGTALAEGSTAPICVEEYNRQHLNLKRNQVELLPSSQALPLDSLVQAPLPVRRKFLLDILGVNDSALASVSPNLWLAVGATMFWFREASPSPSLPQLQALILGMVHGEVACNNQSGATANQFSIPQLNWASERGVWGRLDRLRVRPGERRGLDIGAAHGYCQWQACLWSASCLNHLLLQPLPQAHMTWLFSGSLVHGLLINLSAGRSTESLLGGGPLSGKLYCTLLDAVRNCSSITPESSGGGAKRNRRRRGGRGRGGGGERETDLSNRFAFLMTDEDFE
- the aste1b gene encoding protein asteroid homolog 1 isoform X1, with protein sequence MGVHGLTTYVEGNKQFFQDVKLRDSVLIIDGCSLYFRLYFNHSLDQQHGGDYDAFSALLHQFFSALAVCNIQPFVVLDGGMDPSDKKFSTLRARLQSKIKEADCLSHGRHGSVLPYLTRDVFIQVLTQRGVPLVQCPAEADWEIACLAHQWNCPVLTNDSDFFIFDLPGGYLPFRFFNWTNVNGRSPHQWISTRCYTTQLLCRYFRGLNHQLLPLCAVLSGNDYGTPRCAQTLFAMLDLSGLDGTKGGRWPGKPSSTRIEGLLCWLSSFPGPREALGEISRLLGESGRPGDGGGGRKQETTMGQASSRLWTAMQEYCIQTESSLAAWFSGGKIAPGAMATLTAPLPECLGLAAAGGLLSPSVWDVVVMRRVLLYPQVENSKQASCHDCSRAIRQAIYGLLLRRTAQKGADTSDLGRGGQMVVGPGGIALAQESPGQSDRGGTGRGRGERGRGGGGGRVQDHGSQEHKSVAKDGVDGGQGSSGGTALAEGSTAPICVEEYNRQHLNLKRNQVELLPSSQALPLDSLVQAPLPVRRKFLLDILGVNDSALASVSPNLWLAVGATMFWFREASPSPSLPQLQALILGMVHGEVACNNQSGATANQFSIPQLNWASERGVWGRLDRLRVRPGERRGLDIGAAHGYCQWQACLWSASCLNHLLLQPLPQAHMTWLFSGSLVHGLLINLSAGRSTESLLGGGPLSGKLYCTLLDAVRNCSSITPESSGGGAKRNRRRRGGRGRGGGGERETDLSNRFAFLMTDEDFE